In Gemmatimonadetes bacterium T265, one DNA window encodes the following:
- the prfA gene encoding peptide chain release factor 1 gives MSLSPQLRDRLADAVQRADEVERALGDPATAADAAQLATLGREHHRLAQVVAEARRLERAERELGEARELAAGDDVEFAAEARAEAERLQAEIAGVEGALKPLLVPRDPLDDRPCIVEVRAGTGGDEAALFAADLVRLYTRYVERRGWRVEPISWAEGALGGVKEAIFKVDGAGAYGAMRWESGVHRVQRVPATESAGRIHTSAATVAVLPEAEEIDLKIEDKDLRIDVFRSSGPGGQSVNTTDSAVRITHLPTGLVVSQQDQKSQLQNKLKAMDVLRARLLDRMIAEREAERSRQRRSQVSTGDRSAKIRTYNYPQGRVTDHRIGLTLYDLPRVMDGDLAPLVDALAVAEVEERLAGE, from the coding sequence ATGTCCCTCAGTCCCCAGCTCCGTGATCGGCTCGCGGACGCCGTCCAGCGCGCTGACGAGGTCGAGCGCGCCCTCGGCGATCCCGCGACGGCCGCCGACGCCGCCCAACTCGCGACCCTCGGCCGCGAACACCACCGCCTCGCCCAGGTCGTCGCGGAGGCGCGCCGGCTGGAGCGCGCCGAGCGCGAGCTGGGCGAGGCGCGCGAACTGGCCGCCGGCGACGACGTCGAGTTCGCCGCGGAGGCGCGCGCCGAAGCCGAGCGGCTCCAGGCGGAGATCGCCGGCGTCGAGGGGGCGCTCAAGCCGTTACTCGTGCCGCGCGACCCGCTCGACGACCGGCCGTGCATCGTCGAGGTCCGCGCGGGCACCGGCGGCGACGAGGCCGCGCTGTTCGCGGCGGACCTCGTGCGCCTCTACACCCGCTACGTCGAACGCCGCGGCTGGCGCGTCGAGCCGATCTCGTGGGCCGAGGGGGCGTTAGGCGGCGTGAAGGAGGCGATCTTCAAGGTCGACGGCGCCGGCGCGTACGGCGCGATGCGCTGGGAGAGCGGCGTGCACCGCGTGCAGCGCGTGCCCGCGACCGAGAGCGCGGGCCGCATCCACACGTCGGCGGCGACCGTCGCCGTACTCCCCGAGGCCGAGGAGATCGACCTCAAGATCGAGGACAAGGACCTGCGCATCGACGTGTTCCGGTCGTCGGGGCCGGGCGGGCAGAGCGTGAACACCACCGACAGCGCGGTGCGCATCACGCACCTGCCGACGGGGCTCGTCGTCAGCCAGCAGGACCAGAAGTCGCAGCTGCAGAACAAGCTCAAGGCGATGGACGTGCTGCGCGCGCGGCTGCTCGACCGGATGATCGCCGAGCGCGAGGCGGAGCGCTCGCGGCAGCGGCGGTCGCAGGTGTCGACCGGCGACCGCTCGGCGAAGATCCGCACCTACAACTACCCGCAGGGGCGCGTCACCGACCACCGCATCGGCCTCACCTTGTACGACCTGCCGCGCGTGATGGACGGCGACCTCGCGCCGCTGGTCGACGCGCTCGCGGTCGCCGAGGTCGAAGAGCGGCTCGCGGGTGAGTGA
- a CDS encoding oxidoreductase, which yields MTDDGPGAPRVFVIGSGRAGRSFAAALAAAGTPVLGVHGRERPFPPALGAADVVVVATPDAAIDAVLRAVADETLAPGAVVLQMSGARAPGAPDDLVRARRAGVGTFHPLVPLADPALGAERFRGAWVGVGGDADAVAAAESLARRVGARPLPIPDAPEARAAYHAAAVFASNFPIVLAAVAERLFEASGVDAAGARGAVRHLMASAVANLAASRDAGAALTGPVARGDAATVARHLAALEHDGDASALYRALTRASVDLARDGRRAAAADLDAIAALLG from the coding sequence ATGACTGACGACGGCCCGGGCGCGCCGCGCGTCTTCGTCATCGGCTCGGGGCGCGCGGGGCGATCGTTCGCGGCCGCGCTCGCGGCGGCGGGTACGCCGGTGCTCGGCGTGCACGGGCGCGAACGCCCGTTCCCGCCCGCACTCGGCGCCGCGGACGTCGTCGTGGTCGCGACGCCCGACGCGGCCATCGACGCCGTGCTCCGAGCCGTCGCCGACGAGACGCTCGCGCCCGGGGCGGTGGTCCTGCAGATGAGCGGCGCGCGCGCACCGGGCGCGCCGGACGACCTGGTCCGCGCGCGCCGCGCCGGCGTCGGCACCTTTCACCCGCTCGTCCCGCTGGCCGACCCCGCGTTAGGCGCGGAGCGGTTCCGCGGCGCGTGGGTCGGCGTCGGCGGGGACGCGGATGCGGTGGCCGCGGCCGAGTCGCTCGCGCGGCGCGTCGGCGCGCGGCCGCTCCCGATCCCGGACGCGCCCGAGGCGCGCGCGGCCTACCACGCCGCCGCCGTGTTCGCGTCCAACTTCCCCATCGTCCTCGCGGCCGTGGCGGAACGGCTCTTCGAGGCGTCGGGCGTCGACGCGGCAGGCGCGCGCGGCGCCGTGCGCCACCTGATGGCGTCCGCCGTCGCGAACCTCGCCGCGTCGCGCGACGCGGGCGCCGCGCTCACCGGACCGGTCGCGCGCGGCGACGCGGCGACCGTCGCGCGTCACCTCGCCGCCCTCGAGCACGACGGCGATGCGAGCGCCCTCTACCGGGCGCTCACGCGTGCGAGCGTGGACCTCGCGCGCGACGGACGCCGCGCGGCCGCGGCCGATCTGGACGCGATCGCGGCGTTGCTGGGCTGA
- the smc gene encoding chromosome partition protein Smc, with the protein MRLTKLELHGFKSFADHTTLRFDAGATAVVGPNGCGKSNVSDAIRWVLGEQRARMLRGGAMTEVIFQGSSARRPVNVAEVSLHFDNAEGVLPVPFREVVITRRLSRSGESDYFLNRAPCRLRDVQDLVRGTGLGADSGVVIESKMIDALLSDRPDDRRELFEEAAGVGLYRDRRRSTERRLDETAQDLARLDDLVNEVASQTRALARQRKRAERHAELTARRFALELTLAAREMLGWRDELHALDARLAELQLLNPQAEARLAEAERTREVTAGTRAAAEAARHELSRIAGASRQAVLTLRGELAVADERQRSASSRRARAEEERQQGRAAGERTAAERAQATAERAAGERAVADAAEALGERVAVEDETRRVVAGTRQRADQSERQARELREQARRLEIDRDAATREQQETAGRLASLDRDLSAARERLAVVRRDAEHAGAAVALAREAALVAQGALDEARAAVRAAREAEAGARAELARADQEHTTLGGRAHALEALERDRVGLAPAAARLLKERARFGDGAVLGPLSDFLDADAGAAAEVERFLGASLYAVVVRDRAAADAVRAWHATANPGPLLLLPADAAGARTTDAGGLAARVRATGNAAGWARALLGGVEALDAGAFADARGAVLLPGVAAGPGTLRRRAELAELRAQLDALDAVRAAARAALDTARAGVAAAEREQAVGTETLTVAQQEARRADDVAADLARREQRAERELADAEHLVGRLGARAAELGTRATQLTERAAVAAAQAAERDADARDARAALTEAEHALEAAREERTVWQVEQAQAQARLQSAADRERRLSRDAEQAAARVEQITRELLSLDSADEALAGRAAEWRIALEAREAELGDAESRLAEAEDALAAATHALADATEALDALRRGNARLADETHAAALRHTQLAGRRDALRSRLEAEWRRPLDELLERHEPAEGEPEALALELADVRAQLEQLGVVNPLAVEEHDEEVRRLDFLTGQRADLQQARASLQQAIREIDATARELFLATFAQTRENFRQIFQTLFGGGECDLRLEDPARPLDCDIEVHASPRGKKTQRIHLLSSGERALVALSLLFGIFLTKPSPFCLLDEVDAPLDDQNVGRFVRMLNQLKRNTQFIVITHNPRTTTEAADAVYGVTMQEPGVSSVVSVRLRGGPAVDADGDGAAAGSRALALAGD; encoded by the coding sequence ATGCGCCTCACCAAGCTGGAGCTGCACGGCTTCAAGTCGTTCGCGGACCACACGACGCTCCGCTTCGACGCCGGCGCCACCGCCGTCGTCGGGCCCAACGGCTGCGGCAAGTCGAACGTCAGCGACGCGATCCGGTGGGTGTTAGGCGAGCAGCGCGCGCGCATGCTCCGCGGCGGCGCGATGACGGAGGTCATCTTTCAGGGCTCGTCGGCGCGGCGGCCGGTGAACGTGGCCGAGGTCTCGCTGCACTTCGACAACGCCGAGGGCGTGCTGCCCGTCCCCTTCCGCGAGGTCGTGATCACGCGGCGGCTCTCGCGCTCGGGGGAGAGCGACTACTTCCTCAACCGCGCGCCCTGCCGGCTGCGCGACGTGCAGGACCTCGTGCGCGGTACGGGGCTCGGCGCCGACAGCGGCGTCGTGATCGAGAGCAAGATGATCGACGCGCTCCTCTCCGACCGGCCCGACGACCGGCGCGAGCTGTTCGAGGAGGCGGCCGGCGTGGGGCTGTACCGCGACCGGCGGCGCTCGACCGAGCGGCGGCTCGACGAGACGGCGCAGGACCTCGCGCGCCTCGACGACCTCGTGAACGAGGTGGCGAGCCAGACGCGCGCCCTCGCGCGGCAGCGAAAGCGGGCCGAGCGCCACGCGGAACTGACCGCGCGCCGCTTCGCGCTGGAGCTGACGCTCGCCGCGCGCGAGATGCTCGGCTGGCGCGACGAGCTGCACGCGCTCGACGCGCGGCTCGCCGAGTTGCAGCTCCTGAACCCGCAGGCGGAGGCACGGCTGGCGGAGGCCGAACGGACGCGCGAGGTCACCGCGGGCACGCGGGCGGCGGCCGAGGCTGCGCGGCACGAGCTGTCGCGCATCGCGGGCGCGTCGCGCCAGGCCGTGCTCACGCTGCGCGGCGAGCTGGCCGTCGCGGACGAGCGGCAGCGCAGCGCGTCGTCGCGCCGCGCGCGGGCCGAGGAGGAGCGGCAGCAGGGGCGGGCCGCGGGCGAGCGCACCGCCGCCGAACGCGCCCAGGCGACCGCCGAGCGGGCCGCCGGCGAGCGCGCCGTCGCGGACGCGGCCGAGGCGTTAGGCGAGCGCGTCGCGGTCGAAGACGAGACGCGGCGCGTGGTCGCGGGGACGCGGCAGCGGGCCGACCAGTCCGAGCGGCAGGCGCGCGAGCTGCGCGAGCAGGCGCGCCGGCTCGAGATCGACCGGGACGCCGCCACGCGCGAGCAGCAGGAGACCGCGGGCCGCCTCGCGTCGCTCGACCGCGACCTGTCGGCCGCACGCGAGCGCCTCGCCGTCGTCCGCCGCGACGCGGAGCACGCGGGCGCGGCGGTCGCGCTCGCGCGCGAGGCGGCGCTCGTCGCGCAGGGCGCGCTCGACGAGGCGCGGGCGGCGGTCCGCGCGGCGCGGGAGGCGGAGGCCGGTGCGCGGGCCGAGCTCGCGCGGGCCGACCAGGAGCACACGACGTTAGGCGGGCGGGCGCACGCGCTCGAGGCGCTGGAGCGCGACCGCGTCGGGCTCGCCCCGGCCGCGGCGCGGCTGCTGAAGGAGCGGGCGCGCTTCGGCGACGGCGCGGTGCTCGGGCCGCTCTCCGACTTCCTCGACGCCGACGCGGGCGCGGCCGCCGAGGTCGAGCGTTTCCTCGGCGCGAGCCTCTACGCGGTCGTCGTGCGCGACCGTGCCGCGGCGGACGCGGTGCGCGCGTGGCACGCGACGGCCAACCCCGGTCCCCTGCTCCTCCTGCCCGCCGACGCGGCCGGCGCGCGGACCACCGACGCGGGCGGTCTCGCGGCGCGGGTGCGGGCGACGGGTAACGCGGCCGGCTGGGCGCGCGCGCTGCTCGGTGGCGTCGAGGCGTTGGACGCGGGCGCGTTCGCGGACGCGCGCGGCGCCGTGCTGCTCCCGGGCGTCGCGGCGGGCCCCGGGACGCTCCGGCGCCGCGCCGAGCTGGCCGAGCTCCGCGCGCAGCTCGACGCGCTCGACGCCGTGCGGGCCGCGGCGCGCGCGGCGCTCGACACGGCCCGCGCCGGCGTGGCCGCGGCCGAGCGCGAGCAGGCGGTGGGCACGGAGACGCTGACCGTGGCGCAGCAGGAGGCGCGCCGCGCGGACGACGTCGCCGCCGACCTCGCGCGCCGCGAGCAGCGCGCCGAGCGCGAGCTGGCCGACGCCGAGCACCTCGTCGGCCGGCTCGGCGCGCGGGCGGCTGAGTTGGGCACGCGGGCGACGCAGCTGACCGAGCGCGCCGCGGTCGCGGCCGCGCAGGCCGCCGAGCGCGACGCCGACGCCCGCGACGCGCGCGCGGCGTTGACCGAGGCCGAGCACGCGCTCGAGGCGGCGCGCGAGGAGCGCACGGTGTGGCAGGTCGAGCAGGCCCAGGCGCAGGCGCGGTTGCAGAGCGCGGCCGACCGCGAACGCCGCCTCTCGCGCGACGCGGAGCAGGCCGCCGCGCGAGTGGAGCAGATCACGCGCGAGCTCCTCTCGCTCGACTCGGCGGACGAGGCGCTCGCCGGGCGCGCGGCCGAGTGGCGCATCGCGCTCGAGGCGCGCGAGGCGGAGTTGGGCGACGCGGAGTCGCGCCTGGCCGAAGCCGAGGACGCGCTCGCCGCGGCGACGCACGCGCTCGCCGACGCAACCGAGGCGCTGGACGCGCTCCGCCGCGGGAACGCGCGGCTCGCCGACGAGACGCACGCCGCGGCGCTGCGGCACACGCAGCTCGCGGGGCGGCGCGACGCGCTGCGGAGCCGGCTCGAAGCCGAGTGGCGGCGCCCGCTCGACGAACTGCTCGAGCGGCACGAGCCCGCGGAGGGCGAGCCGGAAGCGCTCGCCCTCGAGCTCGCCGACGTGCGCGCGCAGCTGGAGCAGTTAGGCGTCGTGAACCCGCTCGCGGTCGAGGAGCACGACGAGGAGGTGCGGCGGCTCGACTTCCTCACCGGACAGCGGGCCGACCTGCAGCAGGCGCGCGCGTCGCTCCAGCAGGCGATTCGAGAGATCGACGCGACGGCGCGCGAGCTGTTCCTCGCGACGTTCGCGCAGACGCGCGAGAACTTCCGGCAGATCTTCCAGACGCTGTTCGGCGGCGGCGAGTGCGACCTGCGGCTCGAGGACCCGGCGCGCCCGCTGGACTGCGACATCGAGGTGCACGCGAGCCCGCGCGGCAAGAAGACGCAGCGCATCCACCTGCTCTCGAGCGGCGAGCGCGCGCTCGTCGCGCTGTCGCTGCTGTTCGGCATCTTCCTCACGAAGCCGAGCCCGTTCTGCCTCCTCGACGAGGTCGACGCGCCGCTCGACGACCAGAACGTGGGGCGGTTCGTGCGGATGCTCAACCAGTTGAAGCGGAACACGCAGTTCATCGTGATCACGCACAACCCGCGCACGACGACCGAGGCGGCCGACGCGGTGTACGGCGTGACGATGCAGGAGCCGGGCGTGAGTTCGGTGGTCAGCGTGCGGCTGCGCGGCGGGCCGGCGGTGGACGCGGACGGGGACGGCGCGGCCGCCGGCTCGCGCGCGCTGGCGCTCGCGGGGGACTAA
- a CDS encoding 3-deoxy-7-phosphoheptulonate synthase, whose protein sequence is MLVVMQSDATPAQIDDVCEAIRAMGFEPRPMPGAQRTAVGLVGNDGQVDGSHISGMGGVAQVLYVSKPYKQVSREWKPESSVIEIAPGVRFGAGEVPVIAGPCSVENERQIIASAQAVRDAGAVALRGGAFKPRSSPYSFQGLGLEGLRLLAKAREETGLAIVTEALDEEGARLVVEYADVVQIGARNMQNFSLLRTIGRLGKPVLLKRGMAATIQELLLAAEYVLAAGNPNVILCERGVRGFDPATRNIFDVSAVPLVHKLSHLPVVADPSHGVGVREYVPAMARAAVAAGADGLIIEVHPTPDRALSDGAQSLYPEQFAKLMREVDAIARAIGRELAAPAVAAGAR, encoded by the coding sequence ATGCTGGTAGTCATGCAGTCCGACGCGACGCCCGCCCAGATCGACGACGTGTGCGAGGCGATCCGCGCGATGGGCTTCGAGCCGCGCCCGATGCCGGGCGCACAACGCACCGCGGTCGGACTGGTCGGGAACGACGGGCAGGTCGACGGCTCGCACATCTCGGGGATGGGCGGCGTCGCGCAGGTGCTCTACGTGTCGAAGCCGTACAAGCAGGTGTCGCGCGAGTGGAAGCCGGAGAGCTCGGTGATCGAGATCGCGCCCGGCGTGCGCTTCGGCGCGGGCGAGGTGCCAGTGATCGCCGGGCCCTGCTCGGTCGAGAACGAGCGGCAGATCATCGCCTCCGCGCAGGCCGTACGCGACGCGGGGGCGGTCGCGCTGCGCGGCGGCGCGTTCAAGCCGCGCTCGTCGCCGTACTCCTTCCAGGGACTCGGACTCGAAGGGCTCCGCCTGCTCGCGAAGGCGCGAGAGGAAACCGGGCTCGCGATCGTCACCGAGGCACTCGACGAGGAGGGCGCACGCCTCGTCGTGGAGTACGCCGACGTCGTGCAGATCGGCGCGCGCAACATGCAGAACTTCTCGCTCCTGCGCACGATCGGGCGGCTGGGCAAGCCGGTGCTGCTGAAGCGCGGCATGGCCGCGACGATCCAGGAGTTGCTGCTCGCCGCGGAGTACGTGCTCGCCGCCGGCAACCCGAACGTGATCCTCTGCGAGCGCGGCGTCCGCGGCTTCGACCCGGCGACGCGCAACATCTTCGACGTGAGCGCGGTGCCACTCGTGCACAAGCTGTCGCACCTGCCGGTCGTCGCCGACCCGAGCCACGGCGTGGGCGTGCGCGAGTACGTCCCCGCGATGGCGCGTGCGGCGGTCGCGGCCGGCGCCGACGGACTCATCATCGAGGTCCACCCCACGCCAGACCGCGCGCTGTCGGACGGCGCGCAGTCGCTCTACCCGGAGCAGTTCGCGAAGCTCATGCGCGAGGTCGACGCGATCGCGCGGGCGATCGGGCGGGAGCTCGCCGCGCCCGCGGTGGCGGCCGGCGCGCGGTAG
- a CDS encoding MBL fold metallo-hydrolase, translated as MAAPAAVRLTTVGTGTVPPSATRVNPGHLVEAGPVRLLMDCGSGVVHRLATLGIDWGGITHLAVTHFDQDHTSDIAALFVAWRYGQLPPRSAPVTVLGPSGTRGLFERLAAALWSSLLAPGFPVEVVELAPGAAHALADGVVLSTRDVRHEPESLAYAVEHAGRRVVYTGDTAPDPTLGAWARGAAGCDVLLTECSLPASMAVPSHLTPESVAELAAAADPGLLVLAHLYPPVEALDLPALVGARWRGPVVVAYDGWSVELPGRYESPERR; from the coding sequence ATGGCGGCCCCGGCGGCGGTCCGCCTCACGACAGTCGGCACCGGGACCGTGCCGCCGTCGGCGACGCGCGTGAACCCCGGCCACCTCGTCGAGGCCGGCCCCGTCCGGCTGCTCATGGACTGCGGGAGCGGGGTCGTGCACCGGCTCGCGACGTTAGGCATCGACTGGGGCGGGATCACGCACCTCGCGGTCACGCACTTCGACCAGGACCACACGAGCGACATCGCCGCGCTGTTCGTCGCCTGGCGCTACGGGCAGCTCCCGCCCCGCTCGGCGCCGGTCACGGTGCTCGGCCCGTCGGGGACGCGCGGGCTGTTCGAGCGGCTCGCGGCGGCGCTCTGGTCGAGTCTGCTCGCGCCCGGATTTCCCGTCGAGGTCGTCGAGCTCGCGCCGGGCGCGGCGCACGCGCTCGCCGACGGCGTCGTGCTCTCGACGCGCGACGTGCGCCACGAGCCCGAGAGCCTCGCGTACGCCGTCGAGCACGCGGGGCGGCGGGTCGTCTACACCGGCGACACCGCGCCCGACCCGACGTTAGGCGCGTGGGCGCGGGGCGCGGCCGGCTGCGACGTGCTGCTCACCGAGTGCTCGCTCCCGGCCTCGATGGCGGTGCCGTCGCACCTCACGCCGGAGAGCGTCGCGGAGCTCGCCGCAGCCGCGGACCCGGGGCTGCTCGTGCTCGCGCACCTGTACCCGCCGGTCGAGGCGCTCGACCTCCCGGCGCTCGTCGGCGCGCGATGGCGGGGGCCGGTCGTCGTCGCCTACGACGGGTGGTCGGTGGAGTTGCCGGGGCGGTACGAGTCGCCCGAACGACGGTAG
- the tmk gene encoding thymidylate kinase, translated as MEPPGGRLVVFEGAEGVGKSTQVARLAATCAAAGLPAASYREPGATALGERVRALLLDPGAEIDPRAEALLFIAARAQLVARVADDLAVGTFVVLDRFFLSTYAYQIAGRGLDAAGVRAANALATRGLVPDLTLLLTCAPAVSAARVAARGAPDRLEQAGAAFHARVAAAFAQAADPAWQRAHPEVGPVALVDGDGPPAAVAARIMRAIGARWPALAETFGALLESQ; from the coding sequence GTGGAGCCGCCGGGCGGGCGCCTCGTCGTCTTCGAGGGCGCCGAGGGCGTCGGCAAGTCGACGCAGGTCGCGCGGCTCGCCGCCACGTGCGCGGCCGCCGGGCTGCCCGCGGCGAGCTACCGCGAGCCGGGCGCGACCGCGTTAGGCGAGCGCGTGCGCGCGCTCCTGCTCGACCCCGGCGCGGAGATCGACCCGCGCGCGGAGGCGCTCCTCTTCATCGCCGCGCGCGCCCAACTCGTCGCGCGCGTGGCGGACGACCTCGCGGTGGGGACGTTCGTCGTCCTCGACCGCTTCTTCCTCTCGACCTACGCGTACCAGATCGCGGGGCGCGGGCTCGACGCGGCGGGCGTGCGCGCGGCGAACGCGCTCGCGACGCGCGGCCTCGTCCCCGACCTGACCCTCCTGCTGACCTGCGCGCCCGCGGTGAGCGCGGCGCGCGTCGCGGCCCGCGGCGCCCCGGACCGCCTGGAGCAGGCCGGCGCGGCGTTCCACGCGCGCGTCGCCGCCGCGTTCGCGCAGGCCGCGGATCCGGCGTGGCAGCGGGCACACCCGGAGGTCGGCCCCGTCGCGCTCGTCGACGGCGACGGCCCGCCCGCGGCCGTCGCGGCGCGCATCATGCGCGCGATCGGTGCGCGTTGGCCCGCACTCGCCGAAACATTCGGCGCGTTGCTCGAGTCTCAGTAA
- the prmC gene encoding release factor glutamine methyltransferase, whose protein sequence is MSDRASGVRTDAATVGELVAAIAPVLAHAGLTEARTEARDLVAALADQPRFWPSLRADDAADPVLVAAAHAAAARLARGEPFAYAVGRAAFRHLTLDVDERVLIPRQETEVLVDEVLARLAGAPGGTAVDVGTGSGAIALALASEGAFARVIASDLSADALDVARANAARLAPALRAPVEFRHGAFLAPVDDLRGRVRLVVSNPPYIAYHEAGALPAGVRDWEPALALFGGADGMSVIAALVREAPEVLEPGGTLALEVDARRAATAAELVSSDARYGDVAVRLDLAGRERFVLATRR, encoded by the coding sequence GTGAGTGACCGCGCGAGTGGGGTGCGGACCGACGCCGCGACCGTGGGCGAGCTCGTCGCGGCGATCGCGCCGGTGCTCGCGCACGCCGGGCTCACCGAGGCGCGAACCGAGGCGCGCGACCTCGTCGCCGCGCTCGCCGACCAACCGCGCTTCTGGCCGTCGCTGCGGGCCGACGACGCGGCCGACCCGGTGCTCGTCGCGGCGGCGCACGCGGCGGCGGCCCGCCTGGCGCGCGGCGAGCCGTTCGCCTACGCCGTCGGCCGGGCAGCCTTCCGTCACCTGACGCTCGACGTCGACGAACGCGTGCTGATTCCGCGGCAGGAAACCGAGGTGCTGGTCGACGAAGTGCTCGCGCGGCTCGCGGGCGCGCCGGGGGGCACCGCGGTCGACGTCGGGACCGGGTCGGGGGCGATCGCGCTCGCGCTCGCGAGCGAGGGCGCCTTTGCGCGCGTGATCGCGTCCGACCTCTCGGCCGACGCGCTCGACGTCGCGCGGGCGAACGCGGCGCGCCTCGCGCCCGCCCTGCGCGCCCCGGTCGAGTTCCGCCACGGCGCCTTCCTCGCCCCCGTCGACGACCTGCGCGGGCGCGTGCGCCTCGTCGTCAGCAACCCGCCGTACATCGCCTACCACGAGGCCGGGGCGTTGCCGGCGGGGGTGCGGGACTGGGAACCCGCGCTCGCCCTCTTCGGCGGGGCGGACGGGATGTCCGTGATCGCGGCGCTCGTGCGCGAGGCACCGGAGGTACTCGAGCCCGGCGGGACCCTCGCCCTCGAGGTCGACGCGCGCCGGGCGGCGACCGCGGCGGAGCTCGTCTCGTCCGACGCGCGCTACGGAGACGTCGCCGTCCGCCTCGACCTCGCCGGGCGCGAGCGGTTCGTGCTCGCGACGCGGCGGTAG